The sequence GTCGAGGAACGGCACGGAGATGTTAATCACCATGTCGTACAGCGCGCCGCCCGGGGCGAACAGGGCTTTAAACGGCGGGATGCTCCACAGCGTTACCGTTGCGGTCAGGAACAGGAACGGTGACCAGGCACGGATCACCTGCCCTGCGGTATAGCCCGTGCGTGCCAGGGTTTGATCGACCTGCGAGGCACCCATGTCGGCGAAGCGGAAAATACGTACCGGCTGCCAGCGTTTCAGGAACAGGGTCAGGCAGACCAGCGAGACCAGCGACGAGATAATGTCCGGCAGCTCCGGACCGAGGAAGTTTGAGCTGAGGTATTGCGCGATGGCGAACGAACCGCCCGCCACCATTACAGCAGGCCACGTCTCTTTCACGCCGCGCCAGCCGTCCATAATCGCCATGATCCAGAACAGCACGATGATGGTTAGGAACGGCAGCTGGCGACCCACCATCTGGCCGATCTCAAAGCTATCCAGCCCGGTCACCTGTCCGGCGACCAGAATCGGAATCCCCATTGCGCCAAACGCCACCGGGGCGGTATTCACAATCAGGCACAGGCCCGCGGCATAAAGCGGGTTAAAGCCGAGGCCCACCAGCAGGGCGGCCGTAATGGCGACCGGTGCGCCAAATCCGGCGGCACCTTCCAAAAACGCCCCGAAGGAGAAGCCGACAATCAGCATCTGCAGGCGCTGGTCCGGCGTGATGGAGAGAATCGACGAGCGAATGATGTCGAACTGCCCGGTTTTCACCGAAATTTTATAGACAAAGACAGCGGCGATGATGATCCACGCAATTGGCCACAGACCGTAGAAGAAACCGTAGACAACGGAGGCCAGCGCGCGATCGACCGGCATTTTGTAGAAGAACAGCGCCACCAGCAGAGCGATGGCAACGGTGTACGTCGCGGCAAGGTAGCCCTTCAGCTTGAGCTTAATCAGCGCAAAGAAGAAGAACAGGATTGGAAGCGATGCGATCAGGCTCGACAGCCAGATATTTCCGGCCGGGTCGTAGTTTTGTTGCCAGAGGCTCATGCAGGTCTCCTGGGGACCAGATAACCTGCGCGGCGGGTGAGTCTCCGCTCATCTCTGCATCACAGGTTATGTAAAAGTGGTCCTGCCAATGATGTGTTGTAGGGTTAATGACAATGAATGGTTAATCAGATGTTATGGGGTGGCAATGGTTTTGTGAGCGGAAATAATGGAATTGTGAACCAGGGGAGGATTGATTGCGCAATTGGTTGGACCAATTCACGCGAAGGGGAAAAGAGTAGGCCGGGTAAGCGCAGCGCCACCCGGCATGAAATCAGAATGCGGTCTTACAAAAACCCGTCATCTCTTTCAGGCCCATTTCACGGCCAAGCTCGGTCATCGGGTGCACGACCACCAGGCCACGGACGCTTTTCTTCAGCTTGCCCATGTCAGCCTGTTCTTTTTTGGTGATTGCGCGGCGGTGTGGCATGTTCATCAGCTTCTGCGCTTCGTTGCTCAGCTTCTGACCTTTTACTTCGCGCAGGCGCTCGATCTCTGCCTCCAGCTTCGCGGTCTCTTTCTCCAGCTCGGCGTACTTCTCGGCGGAATCGACCAGTGACAGACCCGCCATCTGGTGACGGATCAGATCCAGGCGGTCGCTCAGGCGTTTAATTTCGTTCTTTTCGACTTCTTTCATGACAAATAACTCTGAAAACGGGGAATTTACAGGGAAGGATACACCAATGTGAGCAGGCTTACTTCTGAAACGCTTTTTTTAAGCTGATCCGGGAAATCAGCTCAGTCAGGGAAAGGACCATCGTGGAGCGGACAACCTGCTGATAACGCAGCTTTTGCATTGCATATAGCTCAGGGTCGCTGCTGTCGAAATGAGGGGCAGGGGGCAGCGCGGCCACGCAGTGCAGCTCGCCGAAGGGCCCCAGGATCTCATCATCGGTAAAGGCGTATTCGTTACCGTCATGATTGAACTCCTCACGTAGCGCCATTAACAGCTCTGCATCTTCGTACTCTTGCCGGTTCAGCACGCCAAGACCGTAAATCAGCTTCAGACGCACCGATAAATCGCCCAGCGGTCCATCGCCGTCCAGTAACGGTTCTACAGCATATTTTACCGCGTAGTCGTCTTTGCGAAACACCTGAAGCACCAGGATATTTACCGCCTCGGTTAACAGCTCGACGGCGGCAATCAGGAAGCTTCGTACGGTTTTGCCAGCATTCAGACGCTCAAGCACACGATTTTCAAAGGCCTGGGTTTGTTCCATTATTGCCTGCATATCTGACAATCTGTTATCTGGGCGCAGGCTAACCTGCGCCACACTGTGCATCATTTGGTTGCGTTGTATGCGTTAACCGCCTCCACAACCACGTCGCTATTGGCGTCCAGACCGGAAATCTGCGCCAGCGCAGCCTGCGCGCCTTTGTCATCAATCAGCTGAGCCAGCTCGATCGCCTGCGGGTCCTGATCGCTGCGGTAGTGCATTGCAGCGGCAATCCCTTTCACCAGGTTGGCATGCGGCAGACCGTATTCCAGCGTGCCGAGCAGCGGCTTAATCAGACGGTCGCCTGCACTCAGCTTACGCAGCGGTTGACGTCCCACGCGCTCAACATCATCTTTCAGATACGGGTTTTCAAAGCGACCGAGGATTTTCTGGATGTAGGCTGCGTGTTTATCAGCATCAAAACCGTAGCGTTTGATCAGCACCGCGCCGCTCTCTTCCATGGCCCCTTTTACCACCGCGCGGATTTTCTCATCGAGGATCGCATCGCGAATGGTCTGATGACCGGCCAATTTTCCGAGGTACGCGGTTATAGCATGCCCGGTGTTCAGCGTGAAGAGTTTGCGTTCGACAAATGCCATCAGGTTATCGGTTAATTCCATTCCCGGAATAGTTGGCAGCGCACCTTTAAACTGAGTTTTATCGACGATCCACTCGCTGAAGGTTTCCACGGTCACTTCCAGCGGGTCGTGGGTGGCGGATGCTGACGGCGGAACGATGCGGTCCACGGCGGAATCCACAAACCCAACGTGCGCGTCGACCCAGGCTTTATCTTCGTCAGCCACGGCCGCCATGACATGGCCTTTCAGCTGTGTGGTGCCGCGTACCATGTTTTCACAGGCGATGATGTTCAGCGGGGTGTCGATGCCCTGCGCTTTACGTTTTGCCAGGCCTTTAGCCACCGCCGGGGCGATACGCTCCAGAACCACCGGGCCTACCGCCGTGGTGATAAGGTCAACGCTGGCAATCAGGTCGATTACGTCGTCGCCAATGCTGCTGACCGCGTTCACGCCTGAGACGGTATCGACCTGCTCGTTTTCGCCCACCACATGGACCTGATAGCTATGACGGGCATTCAGGGCATCCAGGACCACCTGATTCACATCGGCGAACGTCAGCGTAATGCCCGCGTCTGCCAGCAGTTTGCCGATAAAACCACGACCGATGTTACCTGCGCCAAAATGTAATGCTTTCATAGTGTTAACCTTCATCAATGTTTTTACCCGAGAGGGCTGGGGTGAGGAGCTTTCTCCCCCTCACCCTAGCCCTCTCCCCGGGGGGAGAGGGAAGAGGCGCTGTTATTTGTTCAGCAGTGCCAGAACTTCTTCAACGCTGGTGGTTTTGGCCAGACGCTCGATAACGGACTCATCGTCCAGGGCGTTGGTCAGGCTGGTGATCACCTGGATATGCTCGTTGTTGCGAGCGGCGATACCAATCACCAGACGGGCGATGTCATCTTCTTCTTCACCGAAGCGTACGCCATCAGGATACTGACAGAACACCACACCGGTTTTCAGCACGCGGTCTTTCGCCTCAACGGTACCGTGTGGAACCGCGATAGATTCACCGAGATAGGTTGGGGTCAGTTTTTCGCGCTCCAGCATCGCATCGACATATTCAGGCTGAACGTAACCGCCTTTTACCAGCTGTTCACCGGCAAAGCGAATCGCTTCTTCTTTAGTAGCCGCGGTACGGCCGAGGAAGATGTTCTCCGCACCCAGTTTAAACAGGTGGGCATTACTCTCGTCAAAGCTATCCTGCAGGCTGGTGCGCACTTTCACTTCGTTATCTTCATGACGCTGCGCGGCAACCAGACGTTCGGTCAGGCTGGTGTACAGGCCGCTGTCGAGGAAGTTAGTCAGCGAAATGTGCTGTGCCTGCGGTACCTGACGCATGGCGCGTTCGGTCAGATCGCGGTGGGTGATCACCAGGTCAACGTCCGGCGGCAGACTGTTAATTGCGCTGTTGGTCACGGAGATGTTGGTCAGGCCCGCATCCTGTACTTTCTTACGCAGCACGCCGGCACCCATTGCGCTGGAGCCCATACCAGCATCACAAGCAACGATGATTTTACGCACGTGGCTCAGGTCGTTAGAGACATCGCCAGCCGCCAGCGGGGTCGCGCCTTTGGATTCCGCTTTCATGTCGTGCATACGGCGGGTTGCCGCTTCGATATCGTCATCTTCTTTCACTTTGCTGGTTTTCAGCAGGATAGAAGAAACCACGAAGGAGACCGCCATGGCCGCACAGATAGCCGCGATGTTAGCGAAGTAGGCACCTTTCGGGGTCATCGCCAGCACGGCCAGGATAGAGCCCGGAGAAGCAGGAGAGACCAGACCGCCGCCCAGCACGCTCAGGGTGAACACGCCGGTCATACCGCCGAGGATAACGGCCAGGATCAGGCGTGGGTTCATCAGCACGTACGGGAAGTAAATTTCGTGGATACCGCCCAGGAAGTGGATGATAGCCGCACCGCCAGCAGACTGCTTAGCGCTGCCGCGACCAAAGAACATGTATGCCAGCAGAACGCCCATACCCGGACCTGGGTTCGCTTCAATCAGGAAGAAGATGGACTTGCCGAGATCGTGAGACTGCTGAATACCCAGCGGCGAGAAGATACCGTGGTTGATGGCGTTATTAAGGAACAGAATTTTCGCCGGTTCAACGAAGATAGACGCCAGCGGCAGCATGTCGTGCGCCACCATAAAGTTAACGCCTGCCGCCAGAATTTTGGACAGCACTTCAACCGCAGGACCAATGCCGAGGAACGCCAGAATCGCGAGGATCATCCCGATGATGCCCGCAGAGAAGTTGTTCACCAGCATTTCGAAGCCGGATTTGATCTTACCATCTACCCAGACGTCGAATTTCTTAATCGCCCAGCCGCCCAGAGGACCGGCAATCATGGCACCGAGGAACATCGGCATATCCGCACCGACGATAACACCCATTGTGGTGATGGCACCCACAACGCCACCACGGTCACCGCCTACCAGACGACCACCGGTGAAACCGATCAGCAGCGGCAGGAGGTAAGTAATCATAGGGCCAACAAGTTTCGCCAGCGTTTCGTTAGGCAACCACCCTGTCGGAATGAACAATGCGGTGATAATACCCCACGCGATAAACGCGCCGATATTTGGCATCACCATGTTGCTGAGGAAACGACCAAAGCTTTGAACTTTGATCTTGAAATCGGATGACATAAAACACCCCTTCTTATGTTTACGCTTAGGCTTGCGGCCCGAGGTTTATCGTTAATGTGCGGCGGCAGAGGTAGCCGGACCCTGTTCTGATGCTGTGAAATCTGGCACTGAATCGTTCAACTGTCCAGACAGTGAAAATTTGTGTGACATATGTCACGTAAATGTAGGGGGTGTGGCATTTAATGACGTGATACGAATCACAAAATTAGTGGGTAAAAAAAATACGATGGCGAAAAACAAAGCAAAAACCACGCGTTTTTGTGATTGCGATCGCATTTTTGTTTTGTGGGTTTGTTTCTGGATTGTGACTGATTTCACAAAATATTTTTATGCAGATTTCTCTGGCTGTGATCGGCGGCAAACTCTGCTTTGCGAATTGGCGTCAGGATAGTCTTGAGTGACACGTAAAGCTAAAAAACCACTTTTCATGTGTGGTATGGCGAAAAGTTAAAAGGTGGATTACGCTCTTAATGTAAGGTTAAGTATATTATTATTCAGGTTATATTTTGACACGTTTATAAACTTGCATGGAGATATTATAAAAACCGATACTCCCCGGCTCTGAAATAACCAGTGTGCCTTTTAAATTTAAAAATAAATTAATTAGGCTGCGTGCTGTTTTATTCGTTTAATGAGTTGACGTTGTTTAAGTGAGGAAAATATGTTTCTCAACTATTTTGCGTTGGGCGTATTGATTTTTGTATTTCTGGTGCTTTTTTACGGGATTATCGCTATTCATGATATCCCTTATAAGGTAATGACTCCAACTTATTGATAGTGTTTTATGTTCAGATAATGCCCGATGACTTTGTCATGCAGCTCCACCGATTTTGAGAACGACAGCGACTTCCGTCCCAGCCGTGCCAGGTGCTGCCTCAGATTCAGGTTATGCCGCTCAATTCGCTGCGTATATCGCTTGCTGATTACGTGCAGCTTTCCCTTCAGGCGGGATTCATACAGCGGCCAGCCATCCGTCATCCATATCACCACGTCAAAGGGTGACAGCAGGCTCATAAGACGCCCCAGCGTCGCCATAGTGCGTTCACCGAATACGTGCGCAACAACCGTCTTCCGGAGCCTGTCATACGCGTAAAACAGCCAGCGCTGGCGCGATTTAGCCCCGACGTATCCCCACTGTTCGTCCATTTCCGCGCAGACGATGACGTCACTGCCCGGCTGTATGCGCGAGGTTACCGACTGCGGCCTGAGTTTTTTAAATGGCGGAAAATCGTGTTGAGGCCAACGCCCATAATGCGGGCGGTTGCCCGGCATCCAACGCCATTCATGGCCATATCAATGATTTTCTGGTGCGTACCGGGTTGAGAAGCGGTGTAAGTGAACTGCAGTTGCCATGTTTTACGGCAGTGAGAGCAGAGATAGCGCTGATGTCCGGCAGTGCTTTTGCCGTTACGCACCACCCCCGTCAGTAGCTGAACAGGAGGGACAGCTGATAGAAACAGAAGCCACTGGAGCACCTCAAAAACACCATCATACACTAAATCAGTAAGTTGGCAGCATCACCCCCTTATAATATGGCTAAAAAACGTAATCATCCCCATGCCGATGCGATTCATACGGCAGGCTGGATTAGCCTGTTCACCCTCCATGCCATCTGGCCGTTTCTGTGGATTTGGGCCACGCTCTACCGTGAAGATCGCGGTTGGGGCATGCAGAACCACATTACAAAGCCAGATGAGGTCCCGGGCATGGATGCGCTGTCCAAACGCGTGGCCGAATTAGAACAAAAGCTGGCGGCGGTACAGCCCACTGCTGATCAGAACACGCTGGAGCGCTAATCATGGATCTGTTGATTATTTTGACCTATGTGGCATTTGCCTGGGCGATCTTTAAAATATTCCGCATTCCGGTAAATCAGTGGACGCTCGCCACCGCAACGTTGGGTGGGGTATTTATTGTTGCCGGACTGATTCTGTTAATGAACTATAACCATCCGTATACCTTTACGGCGCAAAAAGCGGTTATTTCCATTCCGATTACACCGCAGGTGACGGGCGTGGTCACCGAAGTGACTGATAAAAACAACCAGCTCATTAAAAAAGGCGAAGTGTTATTTAAACTTGATCCGGGCCGCTACCAGGCGCGGGTCGATAGACTCAAGGCCGATCTGGTCACCCCAACCCACAATATCGATAGCCTGAAAGCGCAGCTTGCAGAAGCCGTCGCTAATACCACGCGCGTCTCGGCAGAGCGTGACCGCCTGTATAAAGATTATCAGCGTTACCTGAAAGGCAGCCGGGCGAAGGTGAACCCGTTTTCTGAAAGCGATATCGACAACGCGCGGCAGAACTATCTGGCGCAGGATGCGCTGGTGAAAGGTTCTGTGGCTGAACAGACGCAGATTCAAAGTCAGTTAGACAGCATGGTGAACGGTGAACAGTCGCAGATTGCCTCATTACGCGCCCAGCTTGCCGAAGCGAAATACAATCTCGATCAGACCGTGGTGCGCGCGCCGAGCAACGGCTATATCACCCAGGTGCTGATCCGTCCGGGGACCTATGCCGCCGCGTTACCTCTGCGTCCGGTCATGGTCTTTATTCCTGAACAGAAACGTCAGATTGTGGCGCAGTTCCGCCAGAACTCGCTGCTGCGTCTTAAGCCGGGTGATGAAGCAGAAGTGGTGTTTAATGCGCTGCCGGGCCAGGTATTTACCGGGAAACTCACCAGCGTCCTGCCGGTGGTGCCGGGAGGGTCGTACCAGGCGCAGGGGGCGTTGCAGGCATTGACCGTCACACCGGGCACGGATGGCGTACAGGCGCTGATTGAACTGGAGCCTAACGCCGACGTCGATGCGCTACCAGACGGTATCTATGCCCAGGTGGCGGTCTATTCAGACCATTTCGCCCACGTCTCGGTGATGCGTAAAGTGTTGCTGCGCATGACCAGCTGGATGCACTACCTCTACCTCGATCATTAATCCCGCCAGGGCAGGAATGCGACATCCATACCTGCCCTTTTTTCATCCCGTGATCCATACTGACCTTTTCCCAGCATCAAGGATCAGGCAATGAAACTCATCGGTAGCTACACCAGTCCCTTCGTGCGAAAAATCTCGATTCTCCTGCTGGAGAAAGGGATGACATTCGAATTCGTCAATGAACAGCCCTACAACGCTGAAAACGGCGTCGCGCAGTACAACCCGCTGGGAAAAGTTCCGGCGCTGGTGACGGACGAGGGTGAATACTGGTTCGACTCCCCGATTATTGCGGAGTATATCGAGCTGTTGGGCGTGGCCCCGGCAATGCTGCCGGCTGACCCAAAAGCGGCGCTGGCGGTGAAGCAGATTGAAGCCCTGGCCGATGGCATTATGGATGCGGCGCTGACTTCCGTGCGTGAGCAGGCAAGGCCCGCCGCACAGCAGTCAGAAAACGAACTGCTGCGCCAGCGGGAAAAAATCAACCGCAGTCTGGATATGTGCGAAAAGCTCATCCGGGAGGGAAAAATTCACACCGACAGCCTGAACCTGGCCACCATCGCCATTGCCTGCGCCATCGGGTATCTCAATTTCCGCCGCGTGTCCCCCGGCTGGTGCGTTGACCGACCGTTGCTGGTGAAGCTGGCTGAAACGCTCTTTAGCCGCGAGAGCTTTGCCCGTACCGAACCGCCAAAGGCTTGACGCGGGTTATAACACTTCGCTGCAGGAGGCGGTACAATCTCTCCACATGTTAACTCCCTCTCCCGTCGGGAGGGGGGAAGATATTTACTCGCCAGGCGCTTTCATGACTACTCATCATTCGCTCTACAGCCAGATCCCCGCTACCGATCGTCTTCTTCGCGAACCTCGCATTCATGCTGTTGTGGAGCGTTTCGGCCATACCGCGACGGTTGAGATGTTACGCCTGCTTCAGGACGAAGCCCGATGCGCCATTCAGGCAGAAAATAGCTTGCCCGACTGGTGTAGCGAGTGGGAGCTGGAAGTGGAACATCGGCTGGACAAGAACGCGCAAAGCGCATTACGCCCGGTGATCAACCTTACCGGTACCGTGCTGCACACCAACCTGGGCCGCGCGCAGCAGGCGGAAGAGGCCGTGGCTGCGGTCGGGCAGGCCATGCGAACGCCGGTGACGCTGGAGTACGATCTGGACGGCGCAGGACGCGGGCATCGCGATCGTGCCCTGGCGGATCTGCTGTGCCAGCTGACCGGTGCAGAAGATGCCTGCATTGTGAATAACAACGCCGCAGCGGTGCTGCTAATGCTGGCGGCCACCGCCAGTGGCAAAGAGGTGGTGGTATCCCGCGGCGAGCTGGTGGAAATTGGCGGGGCGTTTCGCATCCCGGACGTGATGCGCCAGGCGGGCTGCACGCTGCATGAGGTCGGTACCACCAACCGTACCCATGCGAAAGATTATCGCGCAGCGGTGAATGAAAACACCGCCCTGCTGATGAAGGTTCACACCAGCAATTATCAGATTGAAGGCTTCACCAAAACGGTTGATGAGGCCGAGCTGGCGGAGATTGGGCGCGAACTGAATCTCCCGGTGATTGCCGATCTCGGCAGCGGTTCGCTGGTGGACCTGAGCCAGTACGGCTTGCCAAAAGAACCGATGCCGCAAGAGATGATTGCGGCGGGCGTCAGCCTGGTGAGTTTTTCCGGCGACAAACTGCTGGGCGGGCCGCAGGCCGGGATTATCGTCGGCAAACGCGAGCTGATTGCCCGGCTGCAGCAGCATCCGCTCAAGCGCGCCCTGCGAGCCGATAAAATGACCCTTGCCGCGCTGGATGCGACGCTGCGGCTCTATCTCCATCCGGAGAAGCTGGCCGACCGCCTGCCTGTGCTGCGTCTCTTAACCCGTGATGCCGCCTCGATTCGTGCGCAGGCCGAGTTATTGCTGCCGCGCATCGCCCCGCACTACCCTGATTTTGACGTTCGGATTGAGCCCTGCCAGTCGCAGATTGGCAGCGGTTCGCTGCCGGTGGACAGGCTGCCGAGCGAAGCGCTCACGTTTACCCCGCGTGACGGGCGCGGCAGCCACCTGGAGGCCCTGTCGTTACGCTGGCGCGCCATGCCTGTGCCGGTTATCGGGCGGATTTACGATGGACGAATGTGGCTGGATCTGCGTTGCCTTGATGATGAAGAGCGATTTCTGGAGATGTTGATGAAATGATTATTGCCACCGCCGGTCATGTCGACCACGGAAAAACTACGTTGCTGCAGGCGATTACTGGCATAAACGCCGATCGTCTGCCGGAAGAGAAAAAGCGCGGCATGACTATCGACCTGGGCTATGCCTACTGGCCCCAGCCAGACGGCCGCGTGCTGGGTTTTATTGATGTACCAGGGCACGAGAAGTTTCTGTCTAACATGCTGGCGGGGGTGGGGGGTATCGATCATGCCCTGCTGGTCGTGGCCTGCGATGACGGCGTGATGGCGCAAACCCGCGAGCATCTGGCAATCCTCCAGCTGACCGGCAACCCGCAGCTGACCGTAGCGCTGACGAAAGCTGACCGCGTGGATGACGCGCGCGTCGGCGAGGTGCGCGAAGGGGTGCAGGCCACCTTACGGGAGTATGGTTTTGCCGATGCGCCGATTTTTGTCACCGTGGCCACCGAAGGCCGCGGCATCGACGAACTTCGTCACCATTTGCAGCAACTGACGTCACGTGACCACGCAAGTCATCATCGCTTCCGTCTGGCGATTGATCGGGCATTTACCGTAAAAGGGGCGGGCCTGGTGGTCACCGGTTCCGCGTTGAGTGGTGAAGTGAAGGTGGGCGATAGCCTGTGGCTGACGGGCGTT comes from Enterobacter kobei and encodes:
- the mtlD gene encoding mannitol-1-phosphate 5-dehydrogenase; amino-acid sequence: MKALHFGAGNIGRGFIGKLLADAGITLTFADVNQVVLDALNARHSYQVHVVGENEQVDTVSGVNAVSSIGDDVIDLIASVDLITTAVGPVVLERIAPAVAKGLAKRKAQGIDTPLNIIACENMVRGTTQLKGHVMAAVADEDKAWVDAHVGFVDSAVDRIVPPSASATHDPLEVTVETFSEWIVDKTQFKGALPTIPGMELTDNLMAFVERKLFTLNTGHAITAYLGKLAGHQTIRDAILDEKIRAVVKGAMEESGAVLIKRYGFDADKHAAYIQKILGRFENPYLKDDVERVGRQPLRKLSAGDRLIKPLLGTLEYGLPHANLVKGIAAAMHYRSDQDPQAIELAQLIDDKGAQAALAQISGLDANSDVVVEAVNAYNATK
- a CDS encoding HlyD family secretion protein; protein product: MDLLIILTYVAFAWAIFKIFRIPVNQWTLATATLGGVFIVAGLILLMNYNHPYTFTAQKAVISIPITPQVTGVVTEVTDKNNQLIKKGEVLFKLDPGRYQARVDRLKADLVTPTHNIDSLKAQLAEAVANTTRVSAERDRLYKDYQRYLKGSRAKVNPFSESDIDNARQNYLAQDALVKGSVAEQTQIQSQLDSMVNGEQSQIASLRAQLAEAKYNLDQTVVRAPSNGYITQVLIRPGTYAAALPLRPVMVFIPEQKRQIVAQFRQNSLLRLKPGDEAEVVFNALPGQVFTGKLTSVLPVVPGGSYQAQGALQALTVTPGTDGVQALIELEPNADVDALPDGIYAQVAVYSDHFAHVSVMRKVLLRMTSWMHYLYLDH
- the selA gene encoding L-seryl-tRNA(Sec) selenium transferase, which produces MTTHHSLYSQIPATDRLLREPRIHAVVERFGHTATVEMLRLLQDEARCAIQAENSLPDWCSEWELEVEHRLDKNAQSALRPVINLTGTVLHTNLGRAQQAEEAVAAVGQAMRTPVTLEYDLDGAGRGHRDRALADLLCQLTGAEDACIVNNNAAAVLLMLAATASGKEVVVSRGELVEIGGAFRIPDVMRQAGCTLHEVGTTNRTHAKDYRAAVNENTALLMKVHTSNYQIEGFTKTVDEAELAEIGRELNLPVIADLGSGSLVDLSQYGLPKEPMPQEMIAAGVSLVSFSGDKLLGGPQAGIIVGKRELIARLQQHPLKRALRADKMTLAALDATLRLYLHPEKLADRLPVLRLLTRDAASIRAQAELLLPRIAPHYPDFDVRIEPCQSQIGSGSLPVDRLPSEALTFTPRDGRGSHLEALSLRWRAMPVPVIGRIYDGRMWLDLRCLDDEERFLEMLMK
- a CDS encoding glutathione S-transferase; this encodes MKLIGSYTSPFVRKISILLLEKGMTFEFVNEQPYNAENGVAQYNPLGKVPALVTDEGEYWFDSPIIAEYIELLGVAPAMLPADPKAALAVKQIEALADGIMDAALTSVREQARPAAQQSENELLRQREKINRSLDMCEKLIREGKIHTDSLNLATIAIACAIGYLNFRRVSPGWCVDRPLLVKLAETLFSRESFARTEPPKA
- the mtlR gene encoding mannitol operon repressor MtlR, whose amino-acid sequence is MMHSVAQVSLRPDNRLSDMQAIMEQTQAFENRVLERLNAGKTVRSFLIAAVELLTEAVNILVLQVFRKDDYAVKYAVEPLLDGDGPLGDLSVRLKLIYGLGVLNRQEYEDAELLMALREEFNHDGNEYAFTDDEILGPFGELHCVAALPPAPHFDSSDPELYAMQKLRYQQVVRSTMVLSLTELISRISLKKAFQK
- a CDS encoding YibL family ribosome-associated protein; amino-acid sequence: MKEVEKNEIKRLSDRLDLIRHQMAGLSLVDSAEKYAELEKETAKLEAEIERLREVKGQKLSNEAQKLMNMPHRRAITKKEQADMGKLKKSVRGLVVVHPMTELGREMGLKEMTGFCKTAF
- a CDS encoding PTS mannitol transporter subunit IICBA, with translation MSSDFKIKVQSFGRFLSNMVMPNIGAFIAWGIITALFIPTGWLPNETLAKLVGPMITYLLPLLIGFTGGRLVGGDRGGVVGAITTMGVIVGADMPMFLGAMIAGPLGGWAIKKFDVWVDGKIKSGFEMLVNNFSAGIIGMILAILAFLGIGPAVEVLSKILAAGVNFMVAHDMLPLASIFVEPAKILFLNNAINHGIFSPLGIQQSHDLGKSIFFLIEANPGPGMGVLLAYMFFGRGSAKQSAGGAAIIHFLGGIHEIYFPYVLMNPRLILAVILGGMTGVFTLSVLGGGLVSPASPGSILAVLAMTPKGAYFANIAAICAAMAVSFVVSSILLKTSKVKEDDDIEAATRRMHDMKAESKGATPLAAGDVSNDLSHVRKIIVACDAGMGSSAMGAGVLRKKVQDAGLTNISVTNSAINSLPPDVDLVITHRDLTERAMRQVPQAQHISLTNFLDSGLYTSLTERLVAAQRHEDNEVKVRTSLQDSFDESNAHLFKLGAENIFLGRTAATKEEAIRFAGEQLVKGGYVQPEYVDAMLEREKLTPTYLGESIAVPHGTVEAKDRVLKTGVVFCQYPDGVRFGEEEDDIARLVIGIAARNNEHIQVITSLTNALDDESVIERLAKTTSVEEVLALLNK
- the lldP gene encoding L-lactate permease, with the translated sequence MSLWQQNYDPAGNIWLSSLIASLPILFFFFALIKLKLKGYLAATYTVAIALLVALFFYKMPVDRALASVVYGFFYGLWPIAWIIIAAVFVYKISVKTGQFDIIRSSILSITPDQRLQMLIVGFSFGAFLEGAAGFGAPVAITAALLVGLGFNPLYAAGLCLIVNTAPVAFGAMGIPILVAGQVTGLDSFEIGQMVGRQLPFLTIIVLFWIMAIMDGWRGVKETWPAVMVAGGSFAIAQYLSSNFLGPELPDIISSLVSLVCLTLFLKRWQPVRIFRFADMGASQVDQTLARTGYTAGQVIRAWSPFLFLTATVTLWSIPPFKALFAPGGALYDMVINISVPFLDKMVARMPPVVHAATPYAAVYKFDWFSATGTAILFAAILSVVWLRMKPAAAVQTFAATIKELMLPIYSIGMVLAFAFISNYSGLSSTLALALAHTSHAFTFFSPFLGWLGVFLTGSDTSSNALFAALQATAAQQIGVSDVLLVAANTTGGVTGKMISPQSIAIACAAVGLVGKESDLFRFTVKHSLIFTCMVGVITTLQAYVLTWMIP